In Terriglobia bacterium, the following are encoded in one genomic region:
- a CDS encoding type II toxin-antitoxin system RelE/ParE family toxin, translating into MTRATRPVSWIRAALKEFETFPERARSVCLTALTIAAEGGKADIAKPMRGLGSGVFEIALPFKGDAFRVVYAVQLAEEIWVVHAFQKKSTLGIKTPKRDIDLIKDRLKRLKEVLP; encoded by the coding sequence ATGACACGAGCAACGCGGCCCGTCTCCTGGATAAGAGCGGCACTAAAGGAATTCGAGACATTCCCAGAGAGAGCCCGGTCCGTATGTCTTACAGCCCTAACGATTGCCGCCGAGGGTGGAAAGGCCGACATCGCGAAGCCCATGCGCGGGCTGGGATCGGGCGTGTTCGAGATTGCGCTGCCATTCAAGGGCGACGCATTCCGCGTTGTCTACGCAGTGCAGCTCGCCGAGGAAATCTGGGTAGTGCATGCATTCCAGAAGAAATCGACGCTGGGTATCAAGACGCCTAAGCGCGACATCGACCTCATTAAGGACCGTTTGAAGCGACTCAAGGAGGTGCTGCCATGA